TGGCCGTGGTTTTTTTCATCAAAATGGGTGTTTTGGACACTATTTGCTGTTTAAGTGTGCTAACTCCTGAGCAAAGCGCGCTACCTGAGGCCAATCGGTGTAGACGACTTCTTTACTAATATCTGTTTCGCCGCCCGTCATCTTCATAATCAAGCGAATCATCACGCGGTCGTACCACTGATAGCGTGGATAACGAAGCGCACCAGCAAACACAGCACAGTGATTTGGCTGCCATGGTGAGGTCAGCAAGAACTTGCGCGTATAAGAGTTAGTTTGCGGAGAACGCTTCTCAGGTTTACGTGCAACCAGGTTTACGGAAAAGAAAGCGCTGGGGATGTTATTCAGCGCTTGTTGATGCTTTTTCACAAACGCAGCCACTGAAGAATGGAAATGCCCATAGCGAATAGACGCGCCGATAACGACGCGATCATAGTTTCCCCAGGCTATATCGCCACTGCGATGCAGGTTAACGACATCACTCTCGACGCCCAGCTCTTTCAACTCAGATGCTATATAAGAAGCAATCTCGCGAGTTTGACCATCACGGGTCGAAAATAGAATCAAAGTTCTCACAACAGGCTCCGGTTACTCTCGCCAGAAAGTTGGCGTAAACAGTACGAGTAAAGTAAACACTTCAAGACGACCAAACAGCATATTGGCTATCAATATCCATTTCGCCACTGGATTCATGCTCGCGAAGTTGTCAGCCACAACACCCAAACCAGGGCCGAGGTTATTCAGTGTTGCCGCAACCGAAGCAAAAGCGGAGAAATCATCCACCCCAGTGGCGATAATCGCCAGCATGCTGAGGATAAACACCAGCGCATAGGCCGAGAAGAATCCCCACACAGCTTCAAGGATACGTTCAGGCAGCGCACGGTTCCCAAGCTTAATGCTATACACCGCATTAGGGTGCACCAGACGTTTCAGCTCACGATTACCTTGTTTGAACAACAGCAGGATGCGAATAACTTTCAGGCCGCCCCCCGTTGAACCCGCACAGCCACCTATAAAAGCAGAGCACAGCAATAGCACCGGTAAGAATAGAGGCCAACGCGCGATACTGTCGGTCGTAAACCCGGCGGTCGTCGCCATCGAGACAACCTGGAAGAATGCCTGGTTCACCGTTAGCAATGCCGATTGGTAAGTATTATGGAACCAAAGTACAAGAGTACAGATAACCACCAGGGTAAGCTGCACACCGATAAACATGCGGAATTCAGGGTCGCGCCAGTAGACTTTTATATTACGCCCACTTAATAAAGAGAAGTGCAGGCCATAGTTACAACCTGAGATCAGCAGGAAGATGGCAATAATAGTATTAATTGTTGGGCTGTCGAAATAACCAACGCTTGCGTCATGTGTGGAAAAACCACCAATCGCGATAGTCGCAAAACTATGACCTATCGCGTCAAATGCTGGCATGCCGGCAAACCAAAGCGCCAACGCACACGCGACGGTTAACAACACATAAATGATCCACAGAGTTTTTGCCGTATCAGCAATACGCGGGCGCATTTTGTTATCTTTCAGCGGCCCAGGCATTTCAGCGCGATATAACTGCATCCCGCCGACACCGAGGATTGGCAGAATGGCGACGGCGAGAACAATGATCCCCATACCGCCAAACCACTGCAACATCTGCCGGTAAAACAGAATGGCATGTGGGAGCGAATCCAGTCCGACAAGGGTCGTCGCACCGGTAGTGGTCAAGCCCGAGAACGATTCGAAGAATGCGTCGGTAATGGTAAGATTCGGCTGTTCAGCGAAGATAAATGGCAACGCACCCACACTCCCCAGCACCGTCCAAAACAGTACGACAATCAGGAAGCCTTCTCGCGGTTTGAGCTCACTTTTTTGCCGCCGGTTTGGCCACCACAGAAAAGAACCAATGGTCAGTGCGACGAAGAAAGTCTGGGTGAAAGCTCGGCCTGCACCATCGCGATAAATTAAAGCTACCAACCCTGGAATAATCATGGTCACGGAAAATAGAATGACTAACAGACCAACGATTCGGGTTATGGCGCGAAAATGCATTTCAGCCGCTTCCTTAACTATCAAAAAATAACGAGAGGGAATTATTGTTCAGCCGGCAATAGATGCAATGCACCGCGGCTAAAATCAGCAAGTCTGACTGAAAACTCAGCCAGTTTCGCGTGTGGTAACGCGATACGTAATAATACAGATGCTTGAAAATCACTCTGCACGAGAACTCCGTTGCACTGTTTGAGCAACGCTTCGATTCCCGCAAGCTGCGCATAGTCGCACTGCAAAGTATATTCGGTTAGCGGGATTTTGAGCAAAGTAGGCAATTGATTTAATGCCATCTGCACTCCACCACCGTAGGCTTTCACCAAACCGCCCGTTCCGAGTTTTATACCGCCAGAGTAGCGCACTACCACGGTGGTAATTTCCCCGATGCCGCTCCCCATAAGCTGGGCGAGCATTGGCTTTCCAGCGGTTCCTGCTGGCTCGCCATCGTCAGAGAAACCTAACTGCTGCGAATCATTGGGAGCACCAGCCACCCAGGCCCAGCAATGATGCCGGGCTGCCGGGTGTTCAGAGCGTACTTTTTCAAGAAACTCTTTTGCTGCTATTACGCCGGTCGTATGAGCAACCAGCGTAATAAAGCGGCTTTTCTTAATTTCCTCACTGACCATTACGGATTCAGCAGGAATCAGCCAACTATCCATTACGCCAGTTTCAAATCGCGCGTCATGTTTTCAATGCTATTTTCGTGAACAATCACATTGTCTTCAATACGAATGCCGCCGAATGGTTTCAGGGCTTCAATACGCTGCCAGTCAAAGTGCTTGCTGTACTGCCCTTCGCGCCAAGGTGCGAGCAAAGATTCAATAAAGTAAATGCCAGGTTCGATAGTCAATACCATACGTGGTTCCAACACACGGGTGCAGCGCAGGTACGGATATTGCGACGGCGCTGCCAGATGCGTGCCGGAATCATCTTGCATAAAGCCAGCGACATCATGCACCTGTAAACCGAGCGGGTGACCCAAACCATGCGGCATAAATGGACCCGTAATCCCGGATTCAACCATCGCTTCTTCGCTAATACCTGTCACCAGTTTATGACGACTCAGCAGTTTAGCGATACGTTGATGAAACTGAAGATGATAA
The nucleotide sequence above comes from Buttiauxella selenatireducens. Encoded proteins:
- the trkH gene encoding Trk system potassium transporter TrkH translates to MHFRAITRIVGLLVILFSVTMIIPGLVALIYRDGAGRAFTQTFFVALTIGSFLWWPNRRQKSELKPREGFLIVVLFWTVLGSVGALPFIFAEQPNLTITDAFFESFSGLTTTGATTLVGLDSLPHAILFYRQMLQWFGGMGIIVLAVAILPILGVGGMQLYRAEMPGPLKDNKMRPRIADTAKTLWIIYVLLTVACALALWFAGMPAFDAIGHSFATIAIGGFSTHDASVGYFDSPTINTIIAIFLLISGCNYGLHFSLLSGRNIKVYWRDPEFRMFIGVQLTLVVICTLVLWFHNTYQSALLTVNQAFFQVVSMATTAGFTTDSIARWPLFLPVLLLCSAFIGGCAGSTGGGLKVIRILLLFKQGNRELKRLVHPNAVYSIKLGNRALPERILEAVWGFFSAYALVFILSMLAIIATGVDDFSAFASVAATLNNLGPGLGVVADNFASMNPVAKWILIANMLFGRLEVFTLLVLFTPTFWRE
- the hemG gene encoding menaquinone-dependent protoporphyrinogen IX dehydrogenase — encoded protein: MRTLILFSTRDGQTREIASYIASELKELGVESDVVNLHRSGDIAWGNYDRVVIGASIRYGHFHSSVAAFVKKHQQALNNIPSAFFSVNLVARKPEKRSPQTNSYTRKFLLTSPWQPNHCAVFAGALRYPRYQWYDRVMIRLIMKMTGGETDISKEVVYTDWPQVARFAQELAHLNSK
- a CDS encoding IMPACT family protein, producing the protein MDSWLIPAESVMVSEEIKKSRFITLVAHTTGVIAAKEFLEKVRSEHPAARHHCWAWVAGAPNDSQQLGFSDDGEPAGTAGKPMLAQLMGSGIGEITTVVVRYSGGIKLGTGGLVKAYGGGVQMALNQLPTLLKIPLTEYTLQCDYAQLAGIEALLKQCNGVLVQSDFQASVLLRIALPHAKLAEFSVRLADFSRGALHLLPAEQ